A stretch of Pempheris klunzingeri isolate RE-2024b chromosome 19, fPemKlu1.hap1, whole genome shotgun sequence DNA encodes these proteins:
- the cabp1b gene encoding calcium-binding protein 1b isoform X5, with product MGNSVKSLKIFTKKDRELRPEEMDELREAFKEFDKDKDGFIGCKDLGNCMRTMGYMPTEMELIELSQQINMNLGGHVDFEDFVELMGPKLLAETADMIGVKELRDAFKEFDTNGDGQISTAELREAMKKLLGQQVGHRDLEDILRDIDLNGDGHVDFEEFVRMMSR from the exons ATGGGCAACTCTGTAAAGTCGCTTAAAATTTTCACCAAGAAG GACCGAGAGCTGAGGCCAGAAGAAATGGATg AGTTGCGTGAGGCATTCAAGGAGTTCGACAAAGACAAAGACGGGTTTATCGGCTGTAAAGACCTGGGGAACTGCATGAGAACTATGGGCTACATGCCAACAGAGATGGAGCTTATAGAACTGAGCCAGCAGATCAACATGAATT TGGGAGGTCACGTTGACTTTGAGGATTTTGTTGAACTCATGGGGCCCAAACTTCTGGCTGAAACTGCAGACATGATCGGGGTGAAAGAGCTGAGGGATGCATTCAAGGAG TTTGACACTAATGGTGACGGCCAGATCAGCACAGCTGAACTTAGAGAAGCAATGAAAAAACTTTTGGGACAACAG GTTGGACACAGAGATCTAGAGGACATCCTACGAGACATCGACCTCAATGGAGATGGGCATGTAGACTTTGAAG AATTTGTGCGGATGATGTCGCGATGA
- the cabp1b gene encoding calcium-binding protein 1b isoform X3 — translation MGNSVKSLKIFTKKVRQEKKNYKAVQSCEEGGSGGAYLEPLVALAQNGANMHNVLGPACIFLRKGFAESRQADRELRPEEMDELREAFKEFDKDKDGFIGCKDLGNCMRTMGYMPTEMELIELSQQINMNLGGHVDFEDFVELMGPKLLAETADMIGVKELRDAFKEFDTNGDGQISTAELREAMKKLLGQQVGHRDLEDILRDIDLNGDGHVDFEEFVRMMSR, via the exons ATGGGCAACTCTGTAAAGTCGCTTAAAATTTTCACCAAGAAGGTAAG GCAAGAAAAG AAGAACTACAAAGCAGTGCAGTCCTGTGAGGAGGGGGGCTCTGGGGGGGCCTATCTTGAGCCGCTAGTGGCCCTGGCCCAGAACGGAGCCAACATGCACAACGTACTGGGGCCTGCATGCATCTTTCTACGCAAGGGCTTCGCTGAGAGCCGGCAGGCT GACCGAGAGCTGAGGCCAGAAGAAATGGATg AGTTGCGTGAGGCATTCAAGGAGTTCGACAAAGACAAAGACGGGTTTATCGGCTGTAAAGACCTGGGGAACTGCATGAGAACTATGGGCTACATGCCAACAGAGATGGAGCTTATAGAACTGAGCCAGCAGATCAACATGAATT TGGGAGGTCACGTTGACTTTGAGGATTTTGTTGAACTCATGGGGCCCAAACTTCTGGCTGAAACTGCAGACATGATCGGGGTGAAAGAGCTGAGGGATGCATTCAAGGAG TTTGACACTAATGGTGACGGCCAGATCAGCACAGCTGAACTTAGAGAAGCAATGAAAAAACTTTTGGGACAACAG GTTGGACACAGAGATCTAGAGGACATCCTACGAGACATCGACCTCAATGGAGATGGGCATGTAGACTTTGAAG AATTTGTGCGGATGATGTCGCGATGA
- the cabp1b gene encoding calcium-binding protein 1b isoform X2, whose amino-acid sequence MGNSVKSLKIFTKKVRSDQKKNYKAVQSCEEGGSGGAYLEPLVALAQNGANMHNVLGPACIFLRKGFAESRQADRELRPEEMDELREAFKEFDKDKDGFIGCKDLGNCMRTMGYMPTEMELIELSQQINMNLGGHVDFEDFVELMGPKLLAETADMIGVKELRDAFKEFDTNGDGQISTAELREAMKKLLGQQVGHRDLEDILRDIDLNGDGHVDFEEFVRMMSR is encoded by the exons ATGGGCAACTCTGTAAAGTCGCTTAAAATTTTCACCAAGAAGGTAAGGTCC GACCAGAAGAAGAACTACAAAGCAGTGCAGTCCTGTGAGGAGGGGGGCTCTGGGGGGGCCTATCTTGAGCCGCTAGTGGCCCTGGCCCAGAACGGAGCCAACATGCACAACGTACTGGGGCCTGCATGCATCTTTCTACGCAAGGGCTTCGCTGAGAGCCGGCAGGCT GACCGAGAGCTGAGGCCAGAAGAAATGGATg AGTTGCGTGAGGCATTCAAGGAGTTCGACAAAGACAAAGACGGGTTTATCGGCTGTAAAGACCTGGGGAACTGCATGAGAACTATGGGCTACATGCCAACAGAGATGGAGCTTATAGAACTGAGCCAGCAGATCAACATGAATT TGGGAGGTCACGTTGACTTTGAGGATTTTGTTGAACTCATGGGGCCCAAACTTCTGGCTGAAACTGCAGACATGATCGGGGTGAAAGAGCTGAGGGATGCATTCAAGGAG TTTGACACTAATGGTGACGGCCAGATCAGCACAGCTGAACTTAGAGAAGCAATGAAAAAACTTTTGGGACAACAG GTTGGACACAGAGATCTAGAGGACATCCTACGAGACATCGACCTCAATGGAGATGGGCATGTAGACTTTGAAG AATTTGTGCGGATGATGTCGCGATGA
- the cabp1b gene encoding calcium-binding protein 1b isoform X4 — protein sequence MHNVLGPACIFLRKGFAESRQDRELRPEEMDELREAFKEFDKDKDGFIGCKDLGNCMRTMGYMPTEMELIELSQQINMNLGGHVDFEDFVELMGPKLLAETADMIGVKELRDAFKEFDTNGDGQISTAELREAMKKLLGQQVGHRDLEDILRDIDLNGDGHVDFEEFVRMMSR from the exons ATGCACAACGTACTGGGGCCTGCATGCATCTTTCTACGCAAGGGCTTCGCTGAGAGCCGGCAG GACCGAGAGCTGAGGCCAGAAGAAATGGATg AGTTGCGTGAGGCATTCAAGGAGTTCGACAAAGACAAAGACGGGTTTATCGGCTGTAAAGACCTGGGGAACTGCATGAGAACTATGGGCTACATGCCAACAGAGATGGAGCTTATAGAACTGAGCCAGCAGATCAACATGAATT TGGGAGGTCACGTTGACTTTGAGGATTTTGTTGAACTCATGGGGCCCAAACTTCTGGCTGAAACTGCAGACATGATCGGGGTGAAAGAGCTGAGGGATGCATTCAAGGAG TTTGACACTAATGGTGACGGCCAGATCAGCACAGCTGAACTTAGAGAAGCAATGAAAAAACTTTTGGGACAACAG GTTGGACACAGAGATCTAGAGGACATCCTACGAGACATCGACCTCAATGGAGATGGGCATGTAGACTTTGAAG AATTTGTGCGGATGATGTCGCGATGA
- the cabp1b gene encoding calcium-binding protein 1b isoform X1 → MSSSLPKSESTTSLLRSSGLNRRSGHSNSGPHDHRSHRAHHHSTGAGGSGDAGWTEDGESARRPLCQPRHADSRNVGDHRIQRSHSHRQASPLDDDGYAQEDVRHRTSRHQKERCKSSRSKHTHHHHDPSRGELPPAAHHQGGSRQDRRTSPTPSYPKQPDDAAFFFEPRERVITGSSSSLSSDPPATSAPAQPAASRTSKRLSATSSEHDSSLHPIVKSVFGQDRELRPEEMDELREAFKEFDKDKDGFIGCKDLGNCMRTMGYMPTEMELIELSQQINMNLGGHVDFEDFVELMGPKLLAETADMIGVKELRDAFKEFDTNGDGQISTAELREAMKKLLGQQVGHRDLEDILRDIDLNGDGHVDFEEFVRMMSR, encoded by the exons ATGAGCTCCTCTCTTCCCAAAAGCGAGTCCACCACTTCCCTGCTGAGATCGTCCGGGCTCAACCGCAGGTCCGGGCACTCGAATAGTGGTCCGCACGATCACCGGAGCCACCGTGCCCACCATCACTCCACCGGAGCTGGAGGCAGCGGTGATGCGGGCTGGACGGAGGACGGTGAGAGTGCGCGTAGACCTCTCTGTCAACCAAGGCACGCCGACTCCCGAAATGTAGGTGATCACCGGATCCAGCGGAGCCACTCTCACCGGCAAGCCAGCCCCCTGGATGATGATGGTTACGCTCAGGAGGATGTGAGACACCGGACCAGCCGGCATCAGAAAGAGCGCTGCAAGTCCTCCaggtccaaacacacacaccatcaccacgACCCCTCTCGAGGTGAGCTTCCTCCTGCAGCGCATCACCAGGGCGGCTCCCGGCAGGACAGGAGGACCTCTCCAACTCCATCTTATCCAAAACAGCCGGACGATGCGGCTTTCTTCTTCGAGCCCAGGGAGAGGGTCATCACCGGATCATCCTCCAGCCTGAGCTCTGACCCCCCTGCGACCAGCGCACCCGCCCAGCCCGCAGCCAGCCGCACATCCAAAAGACTGAGCGCAACCTCGTCTGAACATGACTCTAGTCTGCATCCCATAGTGAAGTCAGTCTTTGGGCAG GACCGAGAGCTGAGGCCAGAAGAAATGGATg AGTTGCGTGAGGCATTCAAGGAGTTCGACAAAGACAAAGACGGGTTTATCGGCTGTAAAGACCTGGGGAACTGCATGAGAACTATGGGCTACATGCCAACAGAGATGGAGCTTATAGAACTGAGCCAGCAGATCAACATGAATT TGGGAGGTCACGTTGACTTTGAGGATTTTGTTGAACTCATGGGGCCCAAACTTCTGGCTGAAACTGCAGACATGATCGGGGTGAAAGAGCTGAGGGATGCATTCAAGGAG TTTGACACTAATGGTGACGGCCAGATCAGCACAGCTGAACTTAGAGAAGCAATGAAAAAACTTTTGGGACAACAG GTTGGACACAGAGATCTAGAGGACATCCTACGAGACATCGACCTCAATGGAGATGGGCATGTAGACTTTGAAG AATTTGTGCGGATGATGTCGCGATGA
- the ggt5b gene encoding glutathione hydrolase 5 proenzyme — MAKYKPWLLCCFILIGLICAVALISLCIVSLEDRRCPSGSFKHAAVSADSRRCSEIGRNMLQQGGSAVDGAIAALLCTSVVNPQSMGIGGGSILTVRNKTGHVKVYNFRETVPQSFKTDLLKDCPTTFALSTGSKWIGVPGELRGYEAVHKQYGKLPWAKLFEPTIRLAKEGIPMPQFLGNLLSISIVKDHVKSSPLCDFQVFCNKNGTILKEGDILKFPKLGETMEIIAKQGADAFYSGKIGQDLIEDIKTAGGTMKLEDLKSFQVRVEDAWTVPLGNTKMHIPPPPAGGALMAFILGVMKGFHLTPNSLDGDQKIQMYHRYIETVKFANGQKRSICDPVFNNKQSADHLIDPSFINRIRNMIFSNRTHDNSYYYNVKPSADHFGTTHVSALDEDGMAVSATSTINQLFGGTVYSPRTGIILNNELSDFCGRANTMRAGEHPPSSMTPAILESKSGGLLVIGGSGGSMITSAVALSIINRLWLGMTLKDAIAAPTVFVDSMNNVNFESGFDKSVMNGLKALGHKVGDWRYFFNVVNAVEKENGCIVAVSDSRKKGMPAGY; from the exons ATGGCTAAATATAAACcctggctgctgtgctgctttatCCTCATTGGGTTAATTTGCGCTGTTGCACTCATCAGCCTGTGCATCGTCTCTTTGGAGGACAGGAGGTGTCCCAGCGGCAGTTTCAAGCATGCGGCTGTTTCTGCAGACTCGCGACGGTGCTCCGAGATTGGCAG GAACATGCTCCAGCAGGGGGGATCGGCAGTAGATGGCGCCATTGCAGCTCTTCTGTGTACATCTGTGGTCAACCCTCAGAGCATGGGGATAGGAGGAGGGTCTATACTCACtgtaagaaataaaacag GTCATGTTAAAGTCTACAACTTCAGGGAGACGGTCCCACAGTCATTTAAAACGGACCTGCTGAAAGACTGTCCCACCACATTCGCACTGAGCACAG GCAGCAAGTGGATTGGCGTTCCTGGAGAGCTGCGGGGCTATGAGGCAGTGCACAAACAGTATGGGAAGCTGCCATGGGCCAAGCTGTTTGAACCAACAATTAGACTGGCCAAGGAGGGCATCCCCATGCCACAGTTTCTGGGAAATCTCCTGAGCATCTCCATTGTGAAGGATCACGTGAAAAGTTCACCTCTTTG TGATTTCCAAGTTTTCTGCAACAAGAACGGAACCATTCTGAAGGAGGGAGACATCCTGAAGTTTCCTAAACTCGGAGAAACCATGGAAATCATTGCAAAGCAAGGGGCAGATGCTTTCTACAGTGGCAAGATAGGACAGGACTTAATCGAAGACATAAAAACTGCAG GAGGGACAATGAAACTTGAGGATCTAAAGTCCTTCCAGGTGCGGGTGGAAGATGCATGGACAGTTCCTCTGGGAAATACTAAGATGCACATCCCTCCGCCACCTGCCGGGGGCGCCCTGATGGCCTTCATTCTCGGAGTGATGAAAG GGTTCCACTTGACTCCAAACTCCCTGGATGGTGACCAGAAGATTCAGATGTACCATCGTTATATAGAGACAGTTAAATTTGCTAATGGACAAAAGAGGAGCATATGCGATCCTGTCTTTAATAACAAACAG AGTGCGGATCATTTGATTGACCCCTCCTTCATTAATCGCATCAGGAATATGATTTTCTCAAACCGCACCCATGACAACTCCTACTACTACAATGTCAAGCCCTCGGCCGATCACTTTGGGACGACGCATGTGTCGGCACTGGATGAAGATGGAATGGCTGTCTCTGccaccagcaccatcaaccaaTT attcGGAGGAACCGTTTACTCTCCACGAACAGGTATCATCCTCAACAATGAGCTGTCTGACTTCTGTGGGAGAGCAAACACCATGAGGGCAG GTGAACATCCTCCTTCCTCGATGACTCCAGCAATACTGGAGTCAAAGTCTGGAGGACTCCTTGTGATTGGTGGATCTGGAGGAAGCATGATTACCTCAGCAGTGGCCTTG TCTATAATAAATCGCCTGTGGCTAGGGATGACTCTGAAAGATGCCATTGCTGCACCTACAGTCTTTGTTGATTCCATGAACAATGTGAATTTTGAGTCTGGTTTTGACAAG TCTGTGATGAATGGCCTTAAAGCTCTTGGACACAAAGTTGGGGACTGGAGATACTTCTTCAATGTAGTCAATGCCGTGGAAAAGGAGAATGGATGTATTGTGGCCGTTTCAGACAGCAGGAAGAAGGGGATGCCAGCAGGATACTGA